In Helianthus annuus cultivar XRQ/B chromosome 3, HanXRQr2.0-SUNRISE, whole genome shotgun sequence, a single window of DNA contains:
- the LOC110931249 gene encoding receptor-like protein kinase ANXUR2, producing MENKAYMRHQRIHSAHVLLDEKWTAKIASFWLFKFDSCRTTFFRDESLVEDDIPSLGVILFEILTGRLAFDPVYKIESVEGLKSVARRHFNEGTLKNIADPNLLEEAQEWSYTLKKGPNQDSFDTFSKITYQCLEKTPSKRPTLEDVIESLEEALHFQVPFEHLRIPLNVILLATNNFDEKYLLGSGGYGEVYKAELNDFNIKSSLATKLKSEDGHPKLPNTVAIKRIFHREDSQGKEGFLAELEVLSKCEHRNIVSLLGFCVEGSEMLLVYEHVSNGSLDDYLGSIDKMVNLTWTQRLKICIEIAEGLNYLHTTMEDKKRIIHRDIKSDNILLGENWEAKIADFGLSKIQLNQHDSTINTNHIAGTNVYLDPEYAKTCKLKIVSDIYSFGVVLFEIFSGKLAYDSNFMKENEKGLAPVIRRHFKKGTLKEMLDPEILENAFELGFTGKVGPDHDSLKEFLKIAYPCIAKIQAHRPQTTEVVIKGLKSSLAFQKR from the exons ATGGAGAACAAAGCATACATGAGACATCAGCGTATACATAGTGCACATGTTTTATTGGATGAGAAGTGGACTGCAAAGATAGCTAGCTTTTGGCTTTTCAAATTCGATTCATGTCGTACTACATTTTTCCGGGATGAAAGCCTTGTTGAAGACGACATTCCTTCGCTTGGAGTAATTTTATTTGAGATCCTTACTGGGAGGTTGGCCTTTGATCCGGTATACAAGATAGAAAGTGTCGAAGGTCTTAAATCGGTCGCACGAAGACACTTCAATGAAGGAACGCTAAAGAATATTGCAGATCCTAACTTATTGGAAGAAGCTCAAGAATGGAGTTATACTCTCAAAAAAGGACCCAATCAAGATTCTTTTGACACATTTTCCAAAATCACATATCAATGTTTGGAAAAAACTCCAAGCAAGCGTCCTACATTGGAAGATGTCATCGAGTCCCTTGAGGAAGCGTTACACTTCCAA GTGCCCTTCGAACACTTGAGGATTCCACTTAATGTTATACTCTTGGCCACAAACAATTTTGACGAAAAATATCTTCTTGGGTCAGGCGGATACGGTGAAGTGTATAAAGCAGAGCTCAAtgattttaatattaaaagttccTTGGCAACAAAACTGAAGAGTGAAGATGGACATCCTAAACTGCCCAACACTGTGGCTATAAAGCGCATCTTCCATAGAGAAGATAGTCAAGGAAAAGAAGGGTTCCTTGCCGAACTTGAAGTGCTTAGTAAATGTGAGCATCGTAATATAGTCTCTCTTCTAGGATTTTGTGTTGAAGGTAGTGAAATGCTTCTTGTCTATGAGCATGTTTCTAATGGAAGTTTGGATGATTATTTGGGAAGCATAGATAAGATGGTTAATCTTACTTGGACACAACGTCTAAAAATCTGCATTGAGATAGCCGAAGGATTGAACTACCTGCACACAACAATGGAAGACAAAAAAAGGATAATTCATCGTGATATAAAAAGCGACAATATTCTATTGGGCGAGAATTGGGAGGCCAAGATTGCTGACTTTGGGCTCTCTAAGATTCAGCTGAATCAACACGATAGCACCATCAACACAAATCATATTGCAGGCACAAATGTTTACTTGGATCCAGAATATGCTAAGACATGTAAGTTAAAAATAGTGTCAGATATTTACTCGTTTGGAGTTGTTTTATTTGAGATCTTCTCAGGGAAGCTGGCCTATGATTCCAATTTCATGAAGGAAAATGAAAAGGGGCTTGCACCTGTCATACGAAGACACTTCAAAAAGGGAACACTAAAGGAAATGTTAGATCCGGAAATACTGGAAAATGCTTTTGAACTCGGTTTTACTGGAAAAGTAGGACCTGATCATGATTCTTTGAAAGAATTTTTAAAAATTGCATATCCATGTATAGCAAAAATTCAAGCCCATCGTCCTCAAACAACTGAAGTTGTCATCAAGGGACTTAAGTCATCATTAGCCTTCCAA AAACGTTGA
- the LOC110931250 gene encoding receptor-like protein kinase HERK 1 yields MSSLETDLAPLRIPFEDILLATNDFAEENRLDEGGIADVYKGLLLRSEVWMDVVIRRFCRPCPGLGKIHFLREIHTLYHLKHRNIVSIVGFCDENDEMMIIMEHAVNGSLEKHLSDPTTLTWSQRLHICVGAALALRYIHTNINHFGSHHDIKSSKILLDKDWEAKVFCFGFHVSHRVVFHYTSTYTDPDYIKTGTTGKKKSNVYSLGVILLEVLCGSKATMEVVNQYASQMEEIHYEEGKLDDIIDLNLRKQMCTHSLSIFSETAYKCVKEQPYKRPDINQVVESLKEALELQLKHENLVRLRVIVV; encoded by the coding sequence ATGTCTTCTTTAGAAACAGATCTTGCTCCCTTACGAATCCCATTTGAAGATATACTACTCGCCACCAATGATTTCGCTGAAGAAAACCGGTTAGATGAAGGTGGAATCGCAGATGTTTACAAAGGACTGCTCTTGCGGTCAGAAGTATGGATGGATGTTGTAATACGAAGGTTTTGCCGTCCTTGTCCTGGGCTAGGAAAAATACACTTCCTGAGAGAAATTCATACACTTTATCATCTGAAACATAGAAATATTGTATCTATTGTTGGTTTTTGTGATGAGAATGATGAAATGATGATTATTATGGAGCATGCAGTTAATGGAAGTCTCGAGAAACATCTAAGCGATCCAACAACGCTTACATGGTCCCAAAGATTGCATATATGTGTCGGTGCGGCACTTGCGTTGAGATACATCCATACTAATATCAATCATTTTGGTTCTCATCACGATATCAAGAGCTCTAAAATATTGTTAGACAAAGATTGGGAAGCCAAAGTATTCTGTTTTGGATTCCACGTATCACATCGTGTTGTTTTCCATTACACATCCACCTACACAGACCCGGATTATATCAAGACAGGAACAACTGGCAAAAAAAAGTCAAATGTTTACTCTTTGGGTGTGATATTGTTGGAAGTGCTTTGTGGGAGTAAAGCAACAATGGAGGTTGTGAATCAATATGCATCTCAAATGGAGGAAATCCATTATGAAGAAGGAAAGCTGGATGACATTATTGATCTAAATCTAAGGAAACAAATGTGCACACACTCACTATCCATATTCTCAGAAACAGCCTATAAGTGTGTAAAAGAACAACCTTACAAACGCCCAGATATAAATCAGGTTGTTGAAAGTCTTAAGGAAGCTTTGGAGCTTCAACTGAAACATGAAAATCTTGTAAGATTACGGGTTATTGTAGTttga
- the LOC110927542 gene encoding receptor-like protein kinase HERK 1 — MEFPVMVTATANEQHAKTLRLSLRDIKTGVDNFNGDRCIMRGGYGMLYNGKIQYHNRHKKVVVKRFSPDRYLNGVWFSSEHGFLKEFEVLFKYKHENIIGIVGYCKEMNEKIIVYENASKGSLDRYLNDTSITWTERLKICIGIANGLKFLHGGDIEEDVVIHRDIKSSNILLTKNWKAKISGFELALTHPTNEVVKYVMNHVVGSPGYCDPMYWETHILTKESDMYSFGVVLFEILCGRLACPKDFKNSSQFLDILVKRHFQVARLDDIVFEGIREQIAPKSLSTFRRIAFQCLNEERKERPTASQVMVQLLKALEFQEAYEILEGSKLQSNYKAILRFSESPEIYSAMAKRYINDIISKGILLEEDKRNWFNEKDVNLIMLYQVVNDQAGFKKYFQVMQNKRMKNKKDGNNNQEAGPSNTKEGASVKIEENDDEPDLVTILEVIRKNDG; from the exons ATGGAGTTTCCGGTGATGGTGACGGCAACTGCTAAT GAACAACATGCCAAAACCCTCAGGCTTTCACTTAGAGACATAAAAACAGGCGTAGATAACTTCAATGGTGACCGATGCATTATGAGAGGAGGATATGGGATGCTTTACAATGGGAAAATTCAATATCATAATAGACATAAGAAAGTTGTTGTAAAGCGGTTTAGTCCCGATCGGTATTTAAACGGTGTGTGGTTTTCATCGGAACATGGTTTTTTGAAAGAGTTTGAAGTTCTTTTCAAGTATAAACACGAGAACATCATCGGTATTGTAGGCTATTGTAAAGAAATGAATGAAAAAATCATTGTTTACGAGAATGCCTCTAAAGGAAGTCTGGATAGGTATTTGAATGATACTAGTATTACATGGACCGAACGTCTTAAGATATGCATTGGTATTGCAAATGGTTTGAAGTTCCTTCACGGAGGTGATATAGAGGAAGATGTGGTGATACATAGAGACATAAAAAGTTCCAACATTCTACTAACCAAGAATTGGAAAGCAAAAATTAGCGGTTTTGAGCTTGCCTTAACACATCCAACAAATGAGGTAGTTAAGTATGTCATGAACCATGTTGTAGGCTCACCAGGCTATTGTGACCCAATGTATTGGGAAACACATATACTAACCAAAGAATCCGATATGTATTCATTTGGtgtggttttgtttgaaatttTGTGCGGGAGATTGGCATGTCCAAAGGACTTCAAAAATAGCAGTCAGTTTTTAGACATTTTGGTTAAACGTCACTTTCAAGTAGCACGTCTTGATGATATAGTGTTTGAGGGCATAAGGGAGCAAATTGCGCCAAAGTCATTGAGTACATTTCGAAGAATTGCATTTCAGTGCTTAAATGAGGAGAGAAAAGAACGACCCACGGCTAGTCAGGTGATGGTACAACTTCTAAAGGCTTTGGAATTTCAA GAGGCTTATGAAATACTAGAGGGGTCCAAATTGCAAAGTAACTACAAAGCAATACTTCGGTTTTCAGAGTCTCCTGAGATTTACTCCGCAATGGCGAAAAGGTATATTAACGACATCATCTCTAAGGGAATCCTCCTTGAAGAGGACAAACGG AATTGGTTCAACGAAAAAGATGTAAACTTGATCATGCTCTACCAAGTGGTGAATGATCAAGCTGGTTTTAAGAAG TATTTCCAAGTTATGCAGAACAAACGAATGAAGAACAAGAAGGATGGGAACAAcaatcaagaagctggaccaagCAACACAAAAGAAGGTGCAAGCGTGAAGATAGAAGAAAATGATGATGAACCGGACTTGGTGACTATCCTAGAGGTCATCAGAAAGAACGATGGGTAG
- the LOC110931248 gene encoding glycylpeptide N-tetradecanoyltransferase 1: MAENASVKDDTKDQNPSPLEIEEELSREVQDTLTLSQRHKFWETQPVGQFKDLNDTSLPGGPIEPPTPISEVKQEPYNLPNLYDWVTCDINSEDTCAEVYNLLSNNYVEDDENMFMLNYSKEFLWWALHPPGYYKTWHIGVRVKSSKRLVAFIRNSRIRVRADVVSKAEVNFLCVHKKLRSKDCSLS; the protein is encoded by the coding sequence ATGGCAGAAAATGCTTCAGTGAAAGATGATACCAAAGATCAAAACCCTTCGCCTTTGGAGATCGAGGAGGAGTTGTCAAGAGAGGTTCAAGACACACTCACTCTTTCACAAAGGCACAAATTTTGGGAAACACAACCCGTTGGGCAGTTTAAGGATCTAAATGATACAAGCTTACCCGGAGGCCCTATTGAACCTCCAACCCCGATCTCTGAAGTCAAACAAGAGCCCTATAACCTTCCAAATCTCTATGACTGGGTCACCTGTGATATCAACTCTGAAGACACATGTGCTGAGGTTTATAACCTCCTCTCAAACAATTATGTGGAAGATGATGAAAACATGTTCATGCTTAATTACTCTAAAGAGTTTCTGTGGTGGGCCCTACACCCTCCTGGCTACTACAAAACATGGCACATTGGGGTTCGCGTCAAAAGTTCAAAAAGGCTTGTTGCTTTCATAAGAAACTCAAGAATCCGGGTTCGTGCAGATGTTGTTAGCAAGGCAGAGGTTAACTTCTTGTGTGTTCATAAGAAACTCAGGTCAAAAGATTGCTCCCTGTCATGA